ttgtttttaataaatttgttttttttggaaaacctgatgcggcccagtctcacccagacccgacctccagtggcccccaagtaaattgagtttgagacccctgatttatgtattcaatcaagtggtgtcaacagatgatttttttcttgatcCACAAGATTTCATGATGTCCAATCATTTTCCTGATGTAGAGATTCACAAGAAGGTGAGCAGTAAGGAAGTGGTGCGAGGCTCCATCTCTGCAGTCTCCTTGGACACCTCCACAGTGCAACACACAGAGGAGAAGAAACCTTGCTGCAAGAACATCTAAGCACCCTCAGAAGAGCGGGGGGACCACGGTGGAAGGAGGGCGGTAGCGTCAGGCCGCCCCATCAGCCCGGCGAGACATGCATGGCCAGGGTCCTGGCATTAGTGGAGCCGCTTtgaattaggaaaaaaaaaaaaacggactgATTTGAACATGTGGAGGTTGCATCATGGTAATGTTGTAGATTCATGATGATGAATCAATATCCATCCAGGTATGGATCCTGTGGATGAAACATGTAATTTTATCCATGCACAAAATAATGTTAtactgtttttaatttgtttgttttgttacgctttttcctgattacggagtagccacatacaaattattattgtggtttttgCTTGGTGGCTAATATTTGAGTGATTGAGTGAAATGATTGATGAACTATGCTTGTTAACTCTTAACCAATTATTTACTaatcacaacattaggtacaggcAATGGAGTGATTAAGAGCTGtttattaaaaatacagtatgtttatcATTTAGGTTGCAATGTTACAGCTGCACACCTGCACTACATCATACAGAGAACAGGATGACCCACCCAAAACGTGAGGTATTGTACTTCAAATAAtatcacaaaaaataacaaaaaacataagcattacaagaaaataaatatcaacaaaataatcaAACGACTTGTGTTATTAACTTGATATTGTTCATGAATTCAATTTGTAAATCAATGTTTTATCGTCCATCTGTTGAAATACTGTACACtctgaaaatattctaatttggTTGGATCATGTGGAATgcaactatataatatatatttcacataatCAAAGTTGGACCAGTTtaatgttgggaaaaaaaaagatttgtaaACTCCAATGGTGTCCTGTATAAAAAACACATATCTAgtttataacatatatatttattacatgaatatagCTTTATTTGTGATGCATTTGACGCAAATAATGTTAGTAATATCCGCCTCTCTTTGTGCCTCCTTTCACCTGTTGAGACTCAGAAACATACGTCATCCATATGAAACCAAGCACTGGTCAAAAGCATGATTGACAGTATAAACGGACCAATCGTGTTAAGGCGCGTGACAGGTGTCGAAAGGCGGTCGACCAATAGGAGTAGACCGAAGGCTGGACAAGGGCGGTGACGTCACGTCGCAGCTTGTAGCAAGTGACAAGAGAGGAGAGGAAGACGACGGCGAAGTTTGTCAGGCAGGAGTTGAGTTTCTGCACTTTTTGGAGGACAACGACGACATCACCGCTGACGTGTGGTTTGACTCTGACATCTGCCCACCGTCGCTTTATAGCAGaataaaagcacacacaaaaaaaaacaactgaagtTCGCTTGACTTCGACAAACGCAAATACGTCGAGTTACGGAGAAACTATGACAGGCAGAGAAGATGAATATGATTATCTCTTCAAAGGTGAgtccattttgtttttcctaCCTAGCTTAACACGACACCTGCCCGCCCGGGCGACTGACGCCAAACTTGCCAGCGTCGACCACTCTCGACATTTATTTCTAATGTGTCTATAAGGCGGAGGGCACCTGTTCCTACACAGGTAACCGCTTAAAGCCGTCCGGCCATATTATTTCAACATTAGCTTATATTAGCTTTAAACGGACCGGACCAGTTGAAGTTAAGCCAACCGGCATTGTGCTGGCGAGTAGGCATCTTGTAGGCCGGTAACGCAATCATCTTTGGTTGCGATGACGGTCAGCAAAGGGTCAAAAACTCTTGACGATTCATCAAAATAGACTTGCTGACAAAGCTGAAATAAAGTGGACAGCTCACGTCCGAAGTCATAAACTATGAATGTGTGTTTCATTTAGGAAACACAGGCggagaagcactttattcactttatTTATATGTCCCATTTCATCATCCAGTAGCCGATTTGCATGTTTGAATCATATCTCGGTCACAGCCAGAAAGGTCATTCGATCACAATGACACACAGCATTATCTTAACTTTAAGCCCAATCCCgataaataaaaatgccatCTGTCTCAAAGTCTCGACCTGAAGAATATTGGAAGAATTGACTGTTCTTAATGCTGATAAAATGTGAGCACTACCAACACTTCCTGGCTAAGTACACATACAAGTACAAGTTTAGTGATTAAACAAGCAAATATACATTTGTTTAAAACAGGCTGGCATCAGCTGGCGCAAACAGTTCATAGTTGCACCTTGACGTGAGCGTGGGGAACTTCAGGACCTCAAACAAGCAGGATGCGTTGTCAAACTGGAAATACCTGCATCGAGTGTGTGTTAGTGTTAAGCCATACAAAAGCTTTGTCACCAAGCAAAGAGAAGACGAGATTTGCTCCCAGACGCAGCCAGCACAGGGGCTTCCACTCAGGGAAAGGTAGTTTTAAGACGTCGCTATGCTGAGTCATTTATATTGCTACGACATCAGCGCAGGAAGTTGTCCCGCTGTCTAACCTGAGGCTTCCATCTGCTTTACTTCTTGAAGCTCAACCCAACTGAAGAAAGAAGAGTGCTGATTGTGTCATCAACAAAGAAAGAACATCAATATTTCAAGCTCTTTATCTGCATGTGAACAGTCATCATTACCTcagataattacatcaaatacaCGTACCACAGTTCCGTTTTCGTACGCCTCAGTTTTTGTCTGATTTTGGCGAAAATTGTATGTAACAAGCAAGTCCATTTGTGGAATTGAGTTGCTAGCTCACAGTCCATGCATTATTTCTTTGCGcatgactgctaaataacccgtcATGGGACCAAGGAAACTTATCaaattcaagaaagaactcaTCCCAAAGTACAAAGATGGCGTCTGTTGGCCTGTGTGGCTGAGCAAAAGTACGTTGGTAACCCCCAATTTTTTTAACCCCCTTATTTGCTCGTTGACTAGCACTGCTCAACTCTCATTTATTTAATGGagtatataaatacatagaaaaatgATCTAACCTGTtctcatttaattatttttcaatggCTTTTAAAGGGGCAGGATCTGATGTGATCTGACCAAACAGGTTCATCCTCCCAGAATTAGCATCCTAGTTCATTTGAGCATCCAGACTTGCGCTCAGCTGTTTCTAATAATTGGGTGTGGGGTGGTTGAAAGCCTTCACGCTGCGCAGTGCCAAGCCAACAATTGCTTGTGAGGGGGTATATAATAGAGACAATGTATCGTTTAGCTAATGGCAGCCGACCTACATTGGTTGTATGATTATTCGCCTCCACCCGAGTTGTTTTTGTTAGATAAGGTAAGGAGGTAGTACAATTACAACCGAACACATGAAGTGGACTTGCCTTCCTGAGTCTTTTTACGCCATACCCTTGCTGACTAACACGTTGCGGCAATGCAAAGTGTTGAAACACAACTGGCTTTGTTTGTCAATGCCGTTGCAGCAACACGGTCGCTACAACATTAAAGTTCCGATTTCCTAATCGCGAGGATGGCGTGAGGCTGAGTCACCTGATGCTTTCTTTATCTCGAGATTTTCAAAGACAAAAAATCAGAAGTAACGCGGAATTAATCCTATCCTTGTGAGTCAGTGGTGTCCATTAAAAGACTGGctgagataataataaatacatgtattaaaaCGTACCGAATACTGATGTCATAGCCAAACAGATAAGAACAAATACCGGAATAATTTTAGAGCCCTTTTGTTTTTTAACCTGGCTTGCAGCCATATTTGTAAGTCAttgcaaatgatttttttcaaagaCTATGTACAGTTCAACAAATAAAATTACACCTGTACTGTTTTCAACCACTAGGGTTGGCCATCCTTTGAATTTGAACAATTAAGTTCCGATTCAAATTCTTCGTTTTTTCGTTTTCGATTCCATTGCTTTTTCATAAAAGTCTGCACAAGTTCACAGTGAGCCCCGTGAGAAGTCACCCGCTCCATACAGCCGGCGACTTCCTTATACGGGCCTCAGCCtgggtacaagctgagtgggaccaatcacagcggcgtGGACGTTCCCAGAGGCGggccgcgggtggaataaattattaCATCTCCCTGGGACTGCGGTCCACAAGTATTGTACACACATGTAGTAAACCCTAGGTTCCCGAAGTGTGGTACGCTTCCCCCAGAGTTGCACcaaatgtttacttttgaaAAGTAGTATATAAGTAGTAGTATGATGTAAGCCATTTGTATGAAACTCTTATTTCGTGAACACAGGTGAACAGAATATAGCCGAAACCGCCGGAAGTGTGTTGACAAGATCCTTTGACTGTTGCTAACGAGACGTACTGTGCAAATAAGTAACAAGTTAGCATCATCTTTCCTTTGCATGATATTAAGTTGCAAATAATTCACTTAGCCGaccactcttttttttaataaaattaagccAAACTATTTGAGATGTTTCTTCTTTGCTGGTGCTCACCGGCTCTTCTTCGTTGGTGTTCTAGGCTATTTATTCTGGTCGGACAGCATCAAACCTAGGAAtcgaaataaaataatttgaacGATGCaccgattgttttttttttttctcacccaTTAGTGGTCCTGATTGGAGATTCGGGCGTGGGCAAAAGCAACCTGCTGTCTCGCTTCACTCGCAATGAGTTCAACCTGGAGAGCAAGAGCACCATCGGCGTGGAGTTCGCCACGCGCAGCATCCAAGTGGAAGGCAAGACCATCAAGGCTCAGATTTGGGACACGGCTGGACAGGAGCGGTACAGAGCTATCACTTCTGCGTAAGTGCAGTATTTGTCTTTTACAGTGGAATCTCCGTTTTTTGTTATTAGTTTGTTTGAAAAGGTTAGACAGAAGCCGAGGCAATTTTTCTCATTGGAAATGATGAAAATCCgcctacagtaatcccttgttagTTTTTAATTGGTTAATTTGGTGTTGTGATAGTTAGAGattagaaaacctgcttacaaccttctaaatataacattattagagccttctagacatgtaATAATAACCCTATaatcagctggagcctatcccagctttgtttgggcgagaggcggggtacaccctggactggtggccagccaatcccagggcacatatagacaaacaaccattcacactcacattcatacctgtggctaattaacctagcatgtttttggaatgtgggaggaaaccggagtacccggagaaaacatgcaaaaacatgcaaactccacacagagatggccaagcagAGATTtgacccaggtcttcctgaacTCCTGAATTTTTCACTTGAATTACCAAATATAATAAGCAtaagaaaaaatatgacataatatagactcggACATTAGTATTGGGCAAGTTCcttattcgtttttttttacttcctgttctgtacagtacttcacGTGGCTTTTGTCTCACCAATTACTGACTGAATTactattactgacacctagtgaccagtgtagaatactacatatcattacaccgtctttgaatgtgtcttctgaatgtcttatgtttgtgttgcagtaaatgtatccatttttatgcttgaaagtgcttaatctaggcaaaaaatataatatttgttgACTACTATCccgcattcaaccacaaaacagcagtaatgtttctattaatattcattcattcattttctaccacttatcctcacattcatatttttgaatatggaggaacataaaaatattagaaaaaataatagttatacatgcagaaaactatgaaataattataaatgacaaatgcatTGAACTTATTGTCGATGCGGACTTCTTGTACAAAATGCTGACACTTTATTTGGCCTTGTGGCaggttaaataataaaaaaaaaaatgcagggaCTGTGATTACGCACTGGATTATGCAGAAGAATACAGTATTAGGCAAACGGACTAGTTTATCTGCAATAGTGAAGCAAAATTGTATGAAAATTGGGGCATGTTCACACAGAGATTGTATATTGATGAAGCACAGCTGCATAAAATATGAACATAATGTGTGTCTGTACAGGTACTATCGCGGCGCAGTGGGAGCACTCCTCGTTTATGACATCGCCAAGCACCTGACGTACGAGAACGCCGAGCGCTGGCTGAAGGAGCTCCAGGATCACGCCGACAGTAATATTGTCATCATGCTAGTGGGAAACAAAAGCGACCTGCGCCACCTCAGAGCGGTGCCCACAGACGAGGCCAAGGTTTTCTCAGGTAAGTCGCCATGTAACTAAGCAAACAAACTGCTTTAATTACTGCGTGGTTCACAATGTCgtcatgttgtttttgtgtgtgtgtgtgtttttttaaagctcTTCATGACTCTTGAGTATTCCCAATTAGGAACACTCGTTTGTATTGCAATACACGGAAGACTTAAACATAACTACGCGCTTCCAACACATGACCGGAGAAGCCACAAGGGGCCCCatatgaacaaatgaaacatgtATTTTATCCATAGACAAAATTGCTTGTTTGAATCAGGTCTATTTTTagttaaaaagaaaaagtctatttaagcaaattgtaatTACAGTAttctttgcctaaattaagcattttcaagcataaaaatatctaaatgaACAAACTGAATAAGATACatgatacaaatacaaggcagaagaagcattctaattgtgaatgtagtattctgcattGGCCAGCTGTCTGGATTTGGTGAGACAACGGCCAGATGGGATCACCAGAGAAGGCATTTATTGCAATTTGAAATGatctcacagcaggcacaataataatatcataaaatagagtttggcttctcacaACAAACAATATGCTTTCAAGAGAGTAACACGTTTGCATCAAAATGcctccttgaaaaaaaaatcagacctcatgTCCGTCAACATGGAACTGCTGAAGTGTGAGTCTGTTcttccatcaattttctatgccgcttatcctcactagggtcgaggaggtacgctggagcctatcccagagactgggcgcatgtagacaagcattcacgctcacattgaTTCCTAaggatgcatgtttttggaaaactggagtacccagagaaaaatcatgcacagggagaacatgcaatctcaacacagatgcccaagcggagaatcgaacccaggtcttcccgagaCCTAGATGCTAACCACATCTACATGCGGCCCATCTGTTATgtcataaatgtataatatgtcGGATTTTCGTGTGTACCTTTTTGAGTAATACAAATTGTGacaatatgggtgttatttaatgtctagagagttgaataatgtgaaaaagctgcgataaacgagggatgaccgCATGTATGAtctatgccaggggtgggcaaactttttgacgcattgatataacaaaatttccgtggggggggggcagactatatattttacacgtaacagtccacctggtattattgtatctgtaaaattgtcatgcaatctgctattattattattttatatttatatttaaatattttaaaaataataaaatattataataattaaaataaaattaaaataataaatattatattattattacgtaaaatatgcaaatataacaatattattatatataattaatataataattagcattaatataatacatataataatcataatagttataataataatataaaaattattattttattttttattattattatgtgcttgtgtctctttattcaggagcactttgtaaacaacagaccatgtcaaacaacga
This genomic window from Doryrhamphus excisus isolate RoL2022-K1 chromosome 17, RoL_Dexc_1.0, whole genome shotgun sequence contains:
- the rab11al gene encoding RAB11a, member RAS oncogene family, like, which produces MTGREDEYDYLFKVVLIGDSGVGKSNLLSRFTRNEFNLESKSTIGVEFATRSIQVEGKTIKAQIWDTAGQERYRAITSAYYRGAVGALLVYDIAKHLTYENAERWLKELQDHADSNIVIMLVGNKSDLRHLRAVPTDEAKVFSEKHGLSFLETSALDSSNVELAFQTILTAIYRIVSQRQMMGRNDSDFSPASNVVPITVEPTQNTSSKGMCCQNN